The following proteins are encoded in a genomic region of Brachypodium distachyon strain Bd21 chromosome 1, Brachypodium_distachyon_v3.0, whole genome shotgun sequence:
- the LOC100831918 gene encoding copper-transporting ATPase PAA2, chloroplastic yields MATAASTPLLHVRAPAPNANPLSVQRFCLARTRCSGSAFQRLYLLAPRGLPAATPRATAEPSASTAPDAVSVAGEGAGASVLLDVSGMMCGGCAARVRSILAADARVENVAVNLLAESAAVRLRSPAPGAGEELAVRLTECGFPSEARRGGAAAGAAESARKWKDMAARKAELLTRSRGRVAFAWTLVALCCGSHASHLLHSFGIHIAHGTFLDLLHNSYVKCGIAMVALFGPGRDILFDGLRAFKQGSPNMNSLVGFGSAAAFAISAVSLLNPELAWNSTFFDEPVMLLGFVLLGRSLEESARLKASSDMNELISLLSPQSRLVITSSSDEPSSDGILNSSAITVEVPVEDVRVGDSILVLPGETIPVDGNVVGGSSFVDESMLTGESLPVAKEIGCVVFSGTVNWDGPLKINATTTGPSSTIAKIVRMVEDAQAREAPVQRLADSIAGPFVYTVMTLSAATFSFWYFMGTHIFPEVLLNDISGPDGDSLLLSLKLAVDVLVVSCPCALGLATPTAILIGTSMGAKRGLLIRGGDVLERLAGIDAIVLDKTGTLTKGKPVVTSIASLAYKEMEILRLAAAVEKTALHPIANAITKEAEQLKLDIPPTSGQLTEPGFGCLAEVDECLVAVGTLDWVHNRFQVKASPTELRDLGNRLEFLSCSQASSSKQSKSIAYIGREGEGIIGAIAISDVLRDDAKSTVDRLQKEGITTYILSGDRKEAVESIGITVGIRTENRKSSLSPQEKAGIISTLQGEGHRVAMVGDGINDAPSLAAADVGIAMRTHSKENAACDAASVVLLGNRLSQVVDALSLSKATMAKVHQNLAWAVAYNIVAIPVAAGALLPQFDFAMTPSLSGGLMALSSIFVVSNSLLLQFHGSFQNTRPDLKSRSK; encoded by the exons atggccaccgccgcctccactcCGCTCCTCCACGTCCGCGCTCCAGCTCCCAACGCTAACCCTCTCTCCGTCCAGCGCTTCTGCCTGGCGCGCACCCGCTGCTCGGGATCCGCCTTCCAGCGCCTCTACCTACTCGCCCCCCGCggcctgccggcggccacgCCCCGTGCCACGGCCGAACCCTCCGCCTCGACCGCTCCCGATGCGGTCTCCGTGGCGGGAGAGGGAGCCGGCGCCAGCGTGCTGCTCGACGTCAGCGGCATGATGTGCGGCGGATGCGCGGCCCGGGTGCGGTCCATCCTCGCCGCGGACGCGCGGGTGGAGAATGTGGCGGTCAACCTCCTCGCCGAGTCGGCCGCCGTGCGGCTGCGGTCGCCGGCTCCCGGTGCTGGGGAAGAGCTGGCGGTGAGGCTGACGGAGTGCGGGTTCCCGTCGGAGGCGCGGCGAGGGGGCGCGGCTGCGGGGGCCGCGGAGAGCGCGCGCAAGTGGAAGGATATGGCGGCCAGGAAGGCGGAGCTCCTCACGCGGAGCCGCGGGCGCGTCGCCTTCGCGTGGACGCTCGTCGCGCTCTGCTGCGGCTCGCACGCATCCCATCTACTCCACTCGTTCGGTATCCACATCGCTCACG GAACATTTTTGGATCTGTTGCACAACTCGTATGTGAAATGTGGCATTGCTATGGTGGCATTATTTGGGCCTGGAAGAG ATATACTTTTTGATGGTCTTAGAGCATTCAAGCAAGGCTCCCCCAACATGAATTCTCTAGTAGGATTCGGTTCTGCAGCTGCATTTGCTATTAGTGCA GTTTCCTTGCTGAACCCTGAATTGGCATGGAATTCGACATTTTTCGATGAACCG GTCATGCTTCTTGGATTTGTACTTCTTGGACGATCTCTCGAGGAAAGTGCTAGGCTTAAAGCATCTAGCGATATGAATGAGCTCATT TCACTCTTATCTCCTCAATCGAGGTTAGTCATTACATCCTCAAGTGATGAACCTTCTTCAGATGGCATTTTGAATTCGAGTGCAATCACTGTTGAAGTTCCTGTCGAAGATGTTCGTGTTGGAGACTCAATATTGGTTCTTCCGGGAGAAACTATCCCTGTAGAT GGAAATGTCGTTGGAGGGTCAAGTTTTGTTGACGAATCAATGCTTACTGGAGAATCCTTGCCAGTAGCCAAGGAAATAGGATGTGTTGTATTTTCTGGAACCGTGAATTGG GATGGGCCTTTAAAGATCAACGCCACAACTACTGGACCATCATCCACGATCGCCAAGATAGTCCGTATG GTCGAGGATGCACAAGCACGTGAAGCCCCTGTTCAAAGGCTCGCGGATTCAATTGCAGGTCCATTTGTGTATACTGTTATGACGTTGTCTGCAGCAACCTTTTCATTCTG GTACTTCATGGGCACACACATATTCCCGGAGGTCCTTCTAAATGATATTTCTGGTCCTGATGGGGACTCGTTGCTTTTGAGCTTGAAGCTTGCTGTGGATGTACTA GTTGTTTCCTGTCCGTGTGCACTTGGATTAGCTACACCTACAGCTATCTTAATAGGAACTTCGATGG GTGCTAAACGTGGGTTACTTATTAGAGGGGGCGATGTTTTGGAGCGTTTGGCTGGGATAGATGCAATTGTTCTTGATAAG ACAGGGACACTTACAAAAGGAAAACCAGTTGTTACTTCAATTGCTTCTTTAGCATACAAGGAGATGGAGATTCTTCGTCTAGCTGCTGCAGTGGAGAAAACAGCATTGCATCCTATTGCAAATGCTATAACGAAGGAGGCTGAACAGCTCAAACTGGATATTCCACCCACAAGTGGGCAGCTTACAGAGCCTGGCTTTGGCTGTTTGGCCGAAGTAGATGAGTGTCTGGTTGCTGTAGGTACTTTGGACTGGGTCCACAATCGTTTCCAAGTCAAAGCGTCACCAACTGAGCTGAGAGATCTTGGAAATCGTCTAGAGTTTTTGTCTTGTAGTCAAGCATCATCTTCAAAGCAGTCAAAATCAATTGCTTATATTGGTCGTGAAGGAGAAGGGATAATAGGTGCTATTGCAATCTCAGATGTTCTACGTGATGATGCAAAATCAACTGTGGACAG GCTACAAAAGGAAGGGATTACAACATATATACTATCTGGAGATAGGAAAGAAGCAGTGGAAAGCATTGGGATAACTGTTGGAATCAGGACTGAAAACAGAAAGTCATCCCTAAGTCCACAGGAAAAGGCAGGCATTATATCAACTTTGCAGGGGGAGGGGCATAGAGTTGCAATG GTTGGCGATGGAATAAATGATGCGCCGTCTTTGGCAGCTGCTGATGTTGGAATAGCTATGCGAACTCACTCGAAAGAGAATGCTGCCTGTGATGCAGCTTCTGTTGTTCTATTAGGAAACAGACTTTCTCAG GTTGTAGATGCCTTGTCCTTGTCTAAAGCAACTATGGCGAAAGTTCACCAAAATTTGGCCTGGGCAGTTGCATACAACATAGTAGCCATTCCTGTTGCAGCTGGAGCGCTGCTACCTCAATTTGATTTTGCCATGACACCATCTCTTTCAG GAGGACTAATGGCGCTGAGCTCCATCTTTGTTGTCAGCAACTCCTTGCTTCTGCAGTTCCATGGATCGTTTCAGAACACAAGGCCTGATCTGAAGTCTAGATCAAAGTAA
- the LOC100838731 gene encoding E3 ubiquitin-protein ligase SPL2 encodes MSARDRETVEALARVAAALDGAVLGLGTAALAVVSLAKYLAASGALRRIAEAPEVAIPDLRYSLLAGLGEGESRLAVVRGLVRSPPWGKFLIPPGSREHCVVAKHTQTCLFGEWRGIFGWTFDLHALFFKSLKEQTITSFRWVPFALVDPASASDKSTEMIHVKLDGAVQQSLPLTTVYHKLIPVEQNSYTLFQTIVGNGYPIALLDEEKILPIGKEITAIGLCRVNNQNVEITSCPEIPFFLSDLTKGEIEAELDSRARTLFWVTFALGTMSVGLLGHAIYRFWEKVKQHREARQAQQRFHQADDEDDTGENGSDDDFPGEMGDGQLCVICLRKRRKAAFVPCGHLVCCCNCAKRVELMNEPLCPVCRQDIQYMLRVYDS; translated from the exons ATGTCCGCGCGAGACCGCGAgacggtggaggcgctcgcacgCGTCGCCGCGGCGCTGGACGGAGCGGTGCTCGGCCTCGGCACggccgcgctcgccgtcgtGTCCTTGGCCAAGTACCTCGCCGCTTCCGGGGCGCTCCGGCGCATCGCCGAGGCGCCGGAGGTCGCGATCCCCGACCTCCGCTACTCCCTCCTCGCGGGGCTCGGCGAGGGCGAATCGCGCCTCGCTGTGGTGCGGGGCCTCGTCCGCTCCCCGCCCTGGGGCAAATTCCTCATCCCTCCGGGCTCACGCGAGCACTGCGTCGTCGCCAAGCACACCCAGACG TGCTTGTTCGGCGAATGGAGAGGCATCTTTGGATGGACCTTTGACCTGCATGCTCTCTTTTTTAAATCATTGAAAGAGCAAACTATAACATCATTTAGATGG GTTCCGTTTGCTCTTGTTGATCCTGCTTCTGCCTCTGACAAATCAACAGAAATGATCCATGTGAAATTAGATGGAGCAGTTCAGCAATCACTACCTCTTACAACTGTGTATCATAAACTTATCCCAGTTGAGCAAAATTCTTATACATTATTTCAGACTATAGTTGGCAATGGCTATCCG ATTGCATTACTGGATGAGGAAAAAATACTACCTATTGGAAAGGAGATTACAGCAATAGGATTGTGTCGAGTAAATAATCAAAATGTTGAGATCACCTCCTGCCCAGAGATTCCATTTTTCTT GTCTGATCTGACCAAGGGTGAGATAGAAGCTGAGCTGGATTCACGTGCCAGAACACTCTTCTGGGTTACTTTTGCTCTTGGAACTATGTCAGTTGGGTTACTGGGCCATGCCATTTACAG GTTCTGGGAGAAAGTCAAACAACACAGGGAGGCAAGACAAGCTcaacaaagatttcatcaGGCTGACGATGAAGATGATACTGGAGAAAATGGCAGTGACGACGACTTTCCTGGTGAAATGGGAGACGGGCAATTATGTGTGATATGCTTaaggaagagaaggaaggCAGCTTTTGTTCCTTGTGGGCATCTTGTCTGCTGTTGCAACTGCGCAAAAAGGGTTGAGCTTATGAATGAACCATTGTGTCCTGTCTGCAGGCAAGACATCCAATACATGCTCAGGGTTTATGACTCTTGA